A genomic window from Pseudomonas argentinensis includes:
- a CDS encoding DegQ family serine endoprotease, translating into MPSLKNYAAALFAVFLMGQSVAAHAQLPDFTPLVEAASPAVVNISTRQKVPNAVASSGGLAVPDLEGLPPMFREFFERSIPQQPRAPGGGGRQREAQSLGSGFIISKDGYILTNNHVVADADEIIVRLSDRSELEAKLIGTDPRSDVALLKVEADDLPTVKLGNSDNLKVGEWVLAIGSPFGFDHSVTAGIVSAKGRSLPNESYVPFIQTDVAINPGNSGGPLFNLDGEVVGINSQIFTRSGGFMGLSFAIPMSVAMDVADQLKASGKVSRGWLGVVIQEVNKDLAESFGLERPAGALVAQVLEDGPAAKGGLQVGDVILSLDGKPIIMSADLPHLVGALKPGTKANLEIVREGARRNLKLAVGTMPADDADEATPGATPGAERSSNRLGVSVAELTDEQKKALDLRGGVVIREVQDGPAALIGLRPGDVITHLNNQAISSAKNFTEVAQSLPKNRSVSMRVLRQGRASFITFKLAE; encoded by the coding sequence ATGCCTAGCCTGAAAAATTATGCGGCCGCGTTGTTCGCGGTGTTTCTGATGGGGCAATCCGTGGCGGCGCATGCACAGCTACCGGACTTCACCCCATTGGTCGAGGCGGCTTCACCTGCCGTGGTCAACATCAGCACCCGGCAGAAGGTGCCGAACGCCGTCGCCAGCAGTGGCGGGCTCGCCGTTCCGGACCTGGAAGGCCTGCCGCCGATGTTCCGCGAATTCTTCGAGCGCAGCATTCCTCAGCAGCCTCGCGCGCCAGGTGGCGGTGGTCGCCAGCGTGAAGCACAGTCGCTCGGCTCGGGCTTCATCATCTCCAAGGATGGTTACATCCTGACCAACAACCATGTGGTCGCCGACGCCGATGAAATCATCGTTCGCCTCTCTGACCGCAGCGAGCTGGAAGCCAAGCTGATCGGTACCGATCCGCGCAGTGACGTGGCGCTGCTCAAGGTCGAGGCGGATGATCTGCCGACCGTGAAGCTGGGCAACTCCGACAACCTCAAGGTCGGTGAGTGGGTACTGGCCATCGGCTCGCCGTTCGGTTTCGATCACTCGGTCACCGCCGGTATCGTCAGTGCCAAGGGGCGCAGCCTGCCAAACGAGAGTTATGTGCCGTTCATCCAGACCGACGTGGCGATCAACCCGGGTAACTCCGGCGGCCCGCTGTTCAACCTCGATGGCGAAGTGGTCGGTATCAACTCGCAGATCTTCACCCGCTCCGGCGGCTTCATGGGGCTGTCCTTTGCCATTCCCATGAGCGTGGCGATGGATGTGGCCGACCAGCTCAAGGCCAGCGGCAAGGTCAGCCGCGGCTGGCTGGGTGTGGTGATTCAGGAAGTGAACAAGGATCTCGCCGAGTCGTTTGGCCTGGAGAGACCGGCCGGCGCCCTGGTCGCCCAGGTGCTTGAAGACGGCCCGGCTGCCAAGGGCGGGCTGCAGGTCGGCGATGTGATCCTCAGCCTGGATGGCAAGCCGATCATCATGTCTGCCGACCTGCCTCATCTGGTTGGCGCCCTGAAGCCGGGCACCAAGGCCAACCTGGAAATCGTCCGTGAGGGCGCGCGCAGGAATCTGAAGCTGGCGGTCGGCACCATGCCGGCCGATGACGCCGACGAAGCGACCCCAGGTGCCACGCCAGGCGCCGAACGCAGCAGCAACCGTCTGGGCGTCAGCGTTGCCGAGCTGACCGACGAACAGAAAAAAGCGCTGGATCTGCGCGGTGGCGTGGTGATTCGCGAAGTTCAGGATGGTCCGGCTGCGCTGATCGGCCTGCGTCCGGGCGACGTGATCACCCACCTGAACAATCAGGCGATCAGCTCGGCGAAGAACTTCACCGAAGTGGCGCAATCGCTGCCGAAGAATCGCTCGGTGTCGATGCGCGTACTACGTCAGGGCCGCGCCAGCTTCATTACTTTCAAGTTGGCCGAATAG
- the rpoE gene encoding RNA polymerase sigma factor RpoE, translating into MLTQEEDQQLVERVQRGDKRAFDLLVLKYQHKILGLIVRFVHDTHEAQDVAQEAFVKAYRALGNFRGDSAFYTWLYRIAINTAKNHLVSRGRRPPDNDVSAEDAEFYDGDHALKDIESPERALLRDEIEATVHRSIQQLPEDLRTALTLREFDGLSYEDIASVMQCPVGTVRSRIFRAREAIDKSLQPLLQEA; encoded by the coding sequence ATGCTAACCCAGGAAGAAGATCAGCAGCTGGTCGAGCGCGTGCAGCGCGGTGACAAGCGAGCATTTGATCTGTTGGTGCTGAAGTATCAGCACAAGATTCTCGGGTTGATCGTGCGATTCGTGCACGACACCCATGAAGCTCAGGATGTCGCCCAGGAAGCTTTTGTAAAAGCTTACCGGGCACTGGGAAACTTTCGCGGCGACAGTGCGTTCTATACATGGCTGTACCGCATCGCCATCAACACGGCGAAGAATCATCTCGTTTCTCGTGGCCGCCGGCCACCGGACAACGATGTAAGTGCAGAGGATGCCGAGTTCTACGATGGCGACCACGCCCTCAAGGATATCGAATCTCCCGAGCGAGCCCTGTTGAGGGATGAAATCGAAGCCACCGTGCATCGGAGCATCCAGCAACTGCCAGAAGATTTACGAACGGCGCTAACGTTACGTGAATTTGATGGTCTTAGTTATGAAGACATTGCGAGCGTCATGCAGTGTCCAGTTGGTACCGTGCGTTCGCGAATCTTTCGGGCGCGTGAAGCCATCGACAAGTCCCTGCAACCTTTGTTGCAGGAAGCCTGA
- a CDS encoding sigma-E factor negative regulatory protein, with protein MSREALQESLSAVMDNEADELELRRVLGASNDADLRATWSRYQVARAAMHKDLLVPKLDIAAAVSAALENDATPVVQEKVVRGPWRSLGRVAVAATVTVAVLAGVRFYNQDDVSGAQLAQQDQPSIALPQAQGPAILAGFKTSDEQPAVETVSAEGEGWHEQRLPEYLRQHGQQSAPGTAENALPFARSASVEER; from the coding sequence ATGAGTCGTGAAGCCCTGCAGGAATCGCTGTCCGCGGTGATGGATAACGAAGCGGATGAACTTGAACTTCGGCGTGTGCTCGGTGCGAGCAACGATGCCGATCTGCGTGCCACCTGGTCCCGTTATCAGGTAGCCCGTGCCGCGATGCACAAGGACCTGCTCGTGCCTAAACTGGACATCGCCGCAGCCGTTTCCGCGGCTCTGGAAAACGATGCCACTCCAGTTGTGCAAGAGAAAGTCGTGCGTGGTCCGTGGCGCAGCCTGGGACGCGTAGCCGTTGCTGCGACCGTCACGGTTGCCGTGTTGGCCGGCGTGCGTTTCTACAATCAGGATGACGTTTCTGGTGCCCAGTTGGCGCAGCAGGATCAGCCGTCCATCGCGCTGCCGCAAGCTCAGGGGCCGGCCATTCTGGCAGGCTTCAAGACTTCGGATGAGCAGCCGGCTGTAGAGACCGTCTCTGCCGAAGGTGAAGGCTGGCATGAACAGCGTCTGCCTGAGTACCTGCGTCAGCATGGTCAGCAATCTGCCCCTGGCACTGCTGAAAATGCACTGCCGTTTGCACGGTCTGCGAGTGTAGAAGAGCGTTAA
- a CDS encoding MucB/RseB C-terminal domain-containing protein: MRSILVTSLMLGGILATPAMAADAQGWLQRLSQAESKQSFQGTFVYERNGSLSTHSIWRQVEPGGTVRERLLQLDGPPQEMLRVNGQAQCVNGPIASVVVDEQAWPAHGLDARQIEQWYELSLRGESRVAGRSAVVLGLVPRDQHRYGVQLYVDKETGLPLKSLLVNDRGELLERFQFTQLDTAAMQPTAVLQPSTQCAPVRVVKARTPSAESWRSEWLPPGFNLSAVTRQRSPLSTDSVDCLVYDDGLARFSVFLEPLHDAAVADARNQLGPTVAVSRRLTTDDGDVMVTVVGEIPLGTAERVAMSMRTGDVHATP, encoded by the coding sequence ATGCGCTCCATTCTCGTCACCTCCCTGATGCTCGGCGGTATTTTGGCAACCCCTGCCATGGCCGCCGATGCACAGGGATGGTTGCAACGGCTGAGTCAGGCCGAGAGCAAGCAAAGCTTCCAAGGCACCTTCGTTTACGAACGCAACGGCAGTCTTTCCACTCACAGCATCTGGCGTCAGGTCGAGCCGGGTGGAACTGTGCGCGAGCGGTTGTTGCAACTCGATGGACCGCCGCAGGAAATGCTGCGGGTCAACGGCCAGGCGCAGTGCGTCAACGGCCCGATTGCCTCCGTCGTCGTCGATGAGCAGGCGTGGCCTGCCCATGGTCTCGATGCCAGGCAGATCGAGCAATGGTACGAGCTGAGTCTGCGTGGCGAGTCCCGGGTAGCCGGGCGCTCGGCCGTGGTGCTTGGCCTGGTTCCGCGTGATCAGCATCGTTACGGTGTTCAGCTTTACGTGGACAAGGAAACCGGCCTGCCGCTCAAGTCGCTGCTGGTCAATGACCGCGGTGAGCTACTCGAGCGATTCCAGTTCACCCAGCTTGATACGGCGGCTATGCAGCCAACTGCCGTATTGCAGCCTTCTACCCAATGCGCACCGGTGCGCGTCGTCAAGGCGCGTACGCCGTCGGCAGAGTCCTGGCGCTCCGAGTGGTTGCCGCCGGGTTTCAATCTCAGCGCGGTAACCCGGCAGCGCAGCCCGTTATCTACCGATAGCGTCGATTGTCTGGTTTATGATGACGGTCTGGCGCGCTTTTCCGTCTTTCTCGAGCCCCTGCACGATGCGGCTGTAGCCGATGCGCGCAACCAGCTTGGGCCTACCGTGGCCGTGTCCCGGCGCCTGACAACGGACGATGGAGATGTCATGGTAACGGTGGTGGGCGAAATTCCGCTGGGAACGGCGGAGCGTGTCGCCATGTCGATGCGTACCGGCGACGTGCACGCCACGCCGTAA